The proteins below come from a single Rosa rugosa chromosome 2, drRosRugo1.1, whole genome shotgun sequence genomic window:
- the LOC133729658 gene encoding uncharacterized protein LOC133729658, with the protein MIKPGSAVPSKIRESTRFYPYFKDCIGAIDGTHIPAMVKGREVSSYRNRHGIQSQNVLAACDFDLQFIYVLSGWEGSAHDSKLLNDALLRRNGLEVPQENDSPSSSYLDMEDENLELLSQSQQRQRAEANAWRLTIAEAMWEDRPRNDDNESQENNNDTQDNENENNEEHMDDGEQEGYDDNEVGMDEYAAF; encoded by the exons ATGATCAAACCTGGATCTGCAGTGCCCTCTAAAATAAGGGAAAGCACAAGGTTTTACCCCTACTTTA aggatTGTATTGGTGCAATTGATGGCACCCATATTCCAGCGATGGTAAAAGGTCGCGAAGTAAGCAGCTATCGTAATCGTCATGGAATTCAGTCTCAAAATGTTTTGGCAGCTTGCGACTTTGATTTACAATTCATATATGTGCTAAGTGGGTGGGAAGGTTCGGCACATGATTCAAAATTGTTAAATGATGCCTTATTAAGGAGAAATggacttgaagttcctcaag AAAATGATTCACCATCTTCATCCTATCTAGATATGGAAGATGAGAATCTTGAACTACTTTCTCAAAGTCAACAACGACAAAGAGCAGAGGCTAATGCTTGGAGGCTTACTATTGCTGAAGCTATGTGGGAAGATAGACCGCGAAATGATGATAATGAAAGTCAAGAGAATAACAATGATACTCAAGACAATGAGAATGAGAATAATGAGGAACATATGGATGACGGGGAACAAGAAGGTTATGATGATAATGAGGTTGGAATGGATGAGTATGCAGCTTTCTAA